The genome window GCCAGGGCGAGCCGGCAGCCGGCTCTGCCACACGGTGCCAGCGGCGCTGAGCGATACACACACGACTGGCCGCCACGGCCAAACCAAGGCGGGAGCAAACACCGACCTCGCTCTTGTGCACACGTGGTTTCTCCTCTCAAAATCAGCCGTTCTCACCCAAAAAAAGGCACCAAGCACAGGTTAGGGGCTGGGGCACCGGTGATGGTGTGCGTTTACCACAGCGTACAGTCGGGCCGCTGCTGCCTGAGTCCAGCAGTGCCATCAGGAATGCTCCGGCGCTTCCTGCTACCAGTGAAATGCTGCTCGTGCTCCGAgtctgcctcctctgcagcagaaacGTGGCTCCAGCACTTACAGGTGCcggggctgcagctgggactGGTGCCAGGTGACCCAACCGCACAAAAACATCGTTTTCTTAGGCGGTCGGTGAATTGGCTGCCGTAGCCAAGGGCGGGAGCAGGGAGACGGATGCAACAGCCATGGGTCTGGCCGTGTCACCGTGCCGGCAGTATCAGCCCCTCGCCAGAATGGCGGTGGCACTGACGGCACTGCTGGTCCCCTGAAGCACCGGGCTGGGAAAGAACCAGACGAGAGACGGTTGGGAAACGGTGAAGAGCCCAGCATTTATTTAGTTGTACAAAACCTCGCTGCTGCGCTGAGCCCAGCGCTGCGCCGCGGACTGAtgctggaaaaggggaaataaacCCAAAAAGGGGAACTCGTGGTATAAAAGAGCACGGGCTCCGCTCGGTGGCAGCGATCGCTCAGGTTATAAACCGCTACCAAGCACCAGTGGTGCCGATGGCCACACGTGCCACGAGCGAGAGACGGTTCCGACGCTATGGCAGGAGCCGGAGGCAGAGGTTGGTGACCCGCGCGCCCGTTGCCTGCTCCCCCCGCGGGAGCGCAGCACACTTTCCAACCGTAACCGCAGATCCTTctaaaaaactcaaaaaaagagaaagaacaaagaaaaagcagctaaaaaatAACCGTCCCTGCCCCGGGGACAACGGCCAGAGGTGGCGAACTGCGCCGGGTGCGGCGGCGGGCGGTGAGGCGGAGCACCGAGTACGAGCCCGTGGCGACGCAAGCGGCCTTAACCCCCCACCCTGTCCTGGTGCCGCCCGGCTCAGAGGCGGCGCTGGTAGCCCGAGTGGACACGGGTGGCGGGCAGGTAATCGCCGTAGCTGCCCGAGTAACGGGCGTAATCGGCGTGCGCTTCTGGAAGGCGGCGGTAATCCATCGGGGACTTTGTCGGCGACCGGCGGTACGCGAGCGGCGAGTCCGCTAAGCGGCGGTAATCTGAGAGGTCAGACAGACGGCGCTCGGAACCGTACCTGGTCGAGAGAAGAGACAGGTGGTGAATGAGGGGGAGGCCGCCTGAATCCGCCGCTGGCGGCGACCGCATCCTGCCCGGGGACGCGCCGCGGCGGCATGACACCGCCAGGCTTTGGGCAGGCAGCGCCGCAGGCAAAGCCGGCAGCTCGGGACGGAGAAGCGGCGCCCGGTACACCCGCGGGTCAGGCGCTGGGCACCACGGGAGGCCCGGCCGCCAGCGAGTGCGTGCCaccggctccccccgccccagacgaagcccccatccccatcccgcaGCGCGTGCCCCCCCCAGGAAGCCGGGGGAGGGAGTTACGTGGGGGTCTGCGCCGTGGGAGCAGAGCCACCGCGCCCACGGGCCGGCACGTGGCACCTGCCCTTCTGCACGCCGGGCATTAGCGAGCCGCGCTGGAACCAAGAGTAAGCCCCGAGCCAGGCGCCGGCATCCACCGGGGCGGCGTGGAGCGAGTCGCGCGGCCGTCCGTCCCCGGCCCAGCGCCGTACCTTTTTGCCAGAGCGGATGATTTTTTGTACGGGTCGTCGTAGGCGGCGCTGCGAGGCGGGGAGAGGCGGGTGCGCTCGTAGGGCGGTGCGACAGCGGCGGCCTGCGACAGGCCCAGGTAGGAAGCCgcctgctgccccagctggcTCGGCCCGTCGTAGGCGCTGCCCGGCTGGGCTCGGTAGGCGGCCGCCAGCGACGCGGAGGAGGCCTGCTGCGCCGGGTAGGACGCCGCCATCGAGCTGGAGGCCTGGGCCCGGTAGGCAGCCGTCAGCGGGGCGGAGGCCTGCGCCTTGtaggaggcggcggcggcctggCTGCCGTAGGAGGCGGCCAGCGAGGAGGCCGCCTGGGCGCCGTAGGTGGCGgagagcgcggcggcggcggactGGCTGCCGTAGGAGGCGGGCAGGTTGGCGGCAGGCTGGGCGCCGTAGGAGGCGGagtggccggcggcgggctgGGCCCCATAGGAGGCAGAGAGCGCGGCCGCCGGCTGGGCGCCGTAGGAGGCCGAGTGACCGGCCACGGGCTGGTAGGCGGCGGCGGTGTGACCGGCCACCGCCTGGGCACCGTAGGAGGTGGCGTGCGCGGCCACGGCCTGGGCGCCGTAGGAGGCTGAGAGCGCGGCACCGGGCTGGGCGCCGTAGGAGGCGGCGTGACCGTCTACAGGCTGGGCGCCATAGGAGGCGGCGTGACCGGCGGCAGCCTGGGCGCCGTAGGAGGCCACGTGCGTGGCCACAGCCTGGGCGCCGTAGGAGGCGGCAGGGCCGGCGGCGGCCTGGGCACCATAGGCGGCAGCGGCGGCCTGGGCGCTGTAGGAGGCGGAGTAGCCGGAGGCGGCCTGCGCCCCGTAGGAGGAGGCCAGGGCGGCAGACTGGACACCGTAGCCGGAGAGCTGGGAGGCGGCGGGCTGCGCGCCGTAGGAGGCGGCGGCCTGGGCGCCGTAGGAGCCGAGGGAGTTGGCGGCGGGCTGCGCGCCGGAGGCGCCGAGGGAGACGGAGGGCTGGGAGCGGTAGGCGCTGCCCAGCGAGGCGGAGGGCTGGGCGCGGTAAGAGGCGGCCTGGCCGGTGGTGGGCTGCGGGCGGTAGGCCACGCCGAGGGAGGCGGAGGGCTGGGCACGGTAGGTGGCCCCCAGCGAGGCGGAGGGCTGGGCGCGGTAGGCGGCCGGCTGTGCCGTCATGGGGAGCGTCACCGCCGCGTAGCCGGCCCGGGTGGGGGAGCGCCGGAGGGGGCTGCGGTCCCTCCCGAAGTAGGAGGGGGAGGCCGGCCTGGCCTGTGCCTCAAAAGCCTCGTACTTGCCGGCGCCGCCGGTGCCGAAGCGCTGCTGGTAATCGTACAGGGAGGAGGCGGCGGTGTAGCCGGCAGTGGCGGCCGAGGGGAAGGCAGCGTCCGCCGCCCGGCGCTGCTGGTCAAAGCCCTCGATCTTGGGCTGGAACTTCTCGCGGTACTCCAGGCCGATCCTCTTGTTCTTGTCGAGGCCGAGGGCGGGCGGCAAGGCCTGGCCCGCACCCTTCTTCTGGACGTTGGTGGAGAGCTCCACGTTCACTCTGCGCCCCTTCACCTCCTTCCCGTTAAGGTTTTCGATGGCAACCTTTGCATCTGCTTCGTTCTCCATGTGAACAAATGCATAGTCTGATAAAGCAGCAGACAGAGGGTTATCAGTGGGGGGAGAAAAGACAATTCGTTACAGGATTGAACGCTTATCGAGCCTCGCCGGGACCGCGGCAGCGTGCGGCTCAGCAGTGGCGGGACAGGCGCCGGGACAGGCGCCGGGACGGGCTCTGCTGGCCCCAttccgctgctgctgctgctcaggcagCGAAGAGACAGAACCACCTTCGTTTGCTTCCGCCCCACCATTAATTTGGCCGGAGCCTAACGAGCCTGGCCACCCACCTGGCGTCCCCTGGCTCAGGAACACCCCAGCACCacttttttgctctgttttcccctGCATTCTCCCTCCATTCGCCCGCGCCCACCACGGACGCTTCTCCCTGCGCCGAGTGAGCTCGGCACCCTGCCCCACGGCACGGCAGCCCCTCGCCAACGGCAATTCCTCCCTACCGGTCCTCTGGCACCTGGGGACCAAGAGCCCCAGGAGGGTAATGCGGCCCCGCCAGCGCCATGGCCTCAGCCAGGCCATCCCACCAGTAAGCGGAGCAAAGCCAGAGAGGGCTGGCGCCCGCCGAGACACCAAGACGTGCCGAGGGGGACGGAGCGCCAGCGACAGGAGAGagtgagaggaggaggggagggggagaaggagaggagaggggggagaaggaagaggagagcacCAGAGCACAACCTGCGGCACCACACACCCAGCCGAGCACCCGGGCCAAGGCGAGGAGCCGGGCGAGCAGCACGGCGCGAACGCGGCACCGAAGCAGAGAGGCGTCGGAAAGGAGATGGAGAGCGAGGCGAGGAGCAGTAGAAGCGGGACCCAGAGTGACCGTGCCGGGTCTGCGGCAGGAAAGCGGGTCACCCGCAGCTCCGCAGGCAACCTGCCCGTCCCCCAGCACAGCTCTTGCCACGACGCTGTGCCCACGCCAGGTCTGGCAGCCACCCGTGGCTCTCAGGCCAACGGTTTCGGGGTTCAGATGCCACTGCAGTAGCTGGGGGGGTGCCCCCGTGGCACGACGGGTCCGGGAGGCCGGCATGGAGTGGAAGGGCGGCTCCTCTCGGCAACCCCACGGCATCCCCCCTGCAGTCCTGGACCAGGGATCACCGGAACCGCTGCCGCTGGCAACAGCCCACTTAAGCCTACGGCCAGAAGGCCGGCATACGGCTCGGCCAGGGCAGCCCATCCGAGGGAGCACGGCATGCTTAGAGCATCGCTCGCTgagcaaaccccatcctggtACCTCAAGCTCCGGCTAAACATCAGTTCCACTTCACCCACTCTCCCGCATGTGCCCCCTCCGCCCTGCCATCCCGCCCCTCCCTGGCTCCTATCCCACATCCACATATCCCACTCCAGCAGCCTAAGGAGGAGATGCCTCCTCCGttcacccccccagccctcctgccgCCCTCTTGGGCGGCCGCAgcacccccacccctctctgGGGGACCCCACAAATCGGCCACTGGCCAAGGGGATGCCAGAAACTTTTGGCGCGGGTTTGGGGTGGTTTCTGACGGGCTCCGCTGGGAAGCTGCGTCCTGGCGGGACGGAGCCGGTGGGCCTGCAACCTGGGACGAGAGAGCAGAGGCAACAACATCACCCTCCCGGGAGGCGGAGAAGCTGGCTGGGAcgctgccggggcaggggggtggaacGGGACGGGACAGGCACCTCAGGGAGCAGCTGTGTTGGCTGCATGACATGGGGATGACACCTTTTCCCATCAGGGTCAGGGGGAAAGTGGGGTGACACCGTCCCCTTGGTCACGCCGTACTGCAGGGTCCCCGATGCGGAGCCAATCGAGCCCCCTCGGGAGTTTGACcgagtggggtttttttatgggCTTCGGCTCTCCCACCTCGGCTGATGGGGGAGCAGCTAGCTCCACGTCAGGGCGTGTTTGTGGAGGTGAAGCCGTGGCAGAGTCGCAGCGGGACGGGGAAGGGAAGCGCCTCATGTCAGGGAAAAATTACagaggcagcaccagcagcggGTTACCCCCGCCCGGACTGGGGGGAGGCGAGGATGGAGGACGTGGCCTGGCTAGAAAGGCTGGCGAGAGCGtaccccgggggggggcggggggcgttTAACGGGACAGAGGGGAGGGATGGGCTCTGGGGAACCCAGAAGGGCTCGCACGGCTCCggctggggggcagcagggagacCCAGGCCCCTGCTCCGTGTGCGGGGGCGCCGCCAGATCGGGCCGGGGGcggtggagggggggaggtAGGGAAGGTGGGGGGAGCCGCAGCCAGGCAGACGGAACACGGGTCACCCGAGCCAAGAGCGGGGCCGGAGCGGCTCCGAGGACGGAGGTGAGCGGCGAGCCAGTTGTGGCGGGGACTGAGCTCGGCGAGGGctgcggggcggccccgggggagGCGAACAGGCTTGTGCGGAGCCCCCGTCCGCGGCGGCGGGTCCGGTACCTTTCACCACGTCGCATTCGACGACGGTGCCGTACTGCTGGAAGAGCGAGCGCAGCTCGCCGCTGGTGCAGGCGGCCGAGACGTTACCGACGAAGATCTTGCAGGTGTTGGTGGGCCGAGGCCGGGAGGGCTCGACCACGATGCGGCGACCGTGCAGCTGGTGGCCGTTGAGCTGGGTGATGGcgcgggccgccgccgcctcatCCCGGAGGTGCACGAAAGCGAACTGTTTCATGAGGGCGATGCCGAGCAcgggcccggcggcgccggcgAACAGCTCGCTCAGCTCCTCCGCCGTCGCCTCCTCGGGGACGTTGCCCACGAAGAGCTTTATGCCGGGACGCATggtggcggcagcggcggggaaaggggGGAGCGGGAGCTCAGCGCGGCGGCCTCACAAAATGGCGGCGTCTCCTCAGCGCCGAGCGGGAGCGCCGCCCGCGCAACTGCGCCTGCGCGCCGCCCGCCGTGTGCGCGCCCTCCCCACCGCGCCTGCGCGCCGCccgctcctcccgccccccGCCCACTCCGCTCTCCCGCCGCCACCAACGCGCCtgcgcgccccccgccccccgccgcgccggccaCGCCTCCGCCACGCCCCCAAGGCGGCCGGCGCGCTGGCCACGCCCACCCTTAAAGGGGCCGCTGCGGGCCCGGGGAACGCGCAGCGCCGAGCACCGCGGGGACGAGCAGTGCCCGACCCCGGTCCCCCGAGAGCCGCGGAGGCTGCAGAGCGAGTTATCGTTTATTGCTGTCCTTGGGGCGGCTCCTAGAGgtggggggccggggctgccgtGGGGCTGGAAGCTGCAGCGGGGCCAGGGGCTGCCGTGGTCCGGTCCCTCTCCTCCCACAGGGTCACGCCGTCGCAGGAGCAGACCCGCTTGGGGTTCTGGAAGAGCCCGGCCGCGCGGGCCACCACGCCGCAGGCCAGCCTTGGcgaggggggagagaggaggtgAGGGGgtgagcagccccccccccccccccatctccaaAGACTCCCCAGACACCCTCCCTGCACACTCACCCCGGCCCCGAGTTCCCCGTCACCCGGGAAAGCGGGTGGGAGCCCCGGCCCAGGTCGTCCTCGCCCGCGTCCACCACCACTGAGCGCCCGATGATGTCCCAGACCTGGCAGGGGGGAGTCGGAGGGGGCTCAGGACCCCCCAGagccatggggctggggctggaccCTCCCCACGACCGTGGGGCACAGCCCAGACACCCTCCCTGCAGCCGTGGGACCGGGGTCAGACCCTACCCATGGCCGTGGGGTGCAGCCTGGAGCCCCCACAGCTGTGGAACCGGGGTCAGACCCTCCCCACAGCCATGGGAGGGGGCCGgtccctccgtgcccccccccgcagcctcACCTTCAGGCGCAAGTCCTCCATGCGGAAGCTGGCTTTGCCTTCGGCATCAGCCCAGATGTTCCCCAGGTCCCCGACGTGCTGCAGTGGAGCACGGCAGGGGCGGTGAGGGGGGGTCCGGGagccccccccctcagccccacggAGCGGCCGCAGCCGCCAGCTCACCCGGTGCTGGTCCTGGGGTCCCCCGTGGCACTCGCCGTCGGGGTTGAAGTGGCCCCCACAGCtgtgggggtgagggggagacACAGGGTGAGACCAGGGTGCCTGCACCCCCAGATCCGGGGGTgtcccgtccccatccccatgtcgtgccccccccccgccctgccacTGCGGTACCTGTCACAGGGGCGCGAGAGGTCCCCGAATTCATGGACGTGGATCCCGTGGGGACCCGGCGGGAGCCCATCGATGGCGCCGTCCACCAGGCACCGCGTCGGCGAGATCTGCAGGAACCGCACCAGGCCCCGCACCGCGCCGGGGCCGGAAAGCGCCGCCACTGCCGCCCCTAGGTTCGCTGCGGGGAGACGCGTTGGCACCCCAAATCCCGCACACGTGTCTCCCCCTCCCCGACACCCCCAAATCCCGCTTACCATCATCGGAGCCCCCCATCCCCTTCAGCACCGCCCGGCGCCCCgacttctccagcagctcccgCACCCGCTCGGCCGCCGCCGTCGTCTCCACCAGCACCGTCTGcgcctccagctgcagctccagcagctgcacatctgtggggagggagagggggtgatgatggggggggggcaagtgGGGTGTCCTGCAACtttggggctgctggggaacaTTGGGGGGCTCACCTGGGGCTTCCCGCAGCACCGACCGCACGGCGTCTGCGCAGCCCTGGCACCGCATCTGCACCGCGAActccagctgcagggaaaggggagggggttCAGCACCCAGTGAGGGGGTCCTGCACCCCCAAAAGCAGGTACCCAGGGCCCTGCACTCCTCCCAAAACGCCCATAACCAGAGCTCTGCACCCCCAAAACTCCCATGCAACAgaccctgcacccccaaacGTGGGTGCCTGGGGCCCCGCACCCCCAAAACTCCCATGCAAGGGACCTTATACACCCAAAACTCCCATGCAAGGGGCTTTGCACCCCCAAAACTCCTGTAACCAGggccctgcacccccaaatgTGGGTGCCTGCggccctgcacccccaaaactCCCCTGCAAGGGGCCTTAAACACCCAAAACTCCCATGCAAGGggccctgcacccccaaaactCCTGTAAGCAGGGCTCTGCACACTCAAAACTCCTGTGCAGGGGGCCTTAAACACCCAAAACTCCCCTGCAAGGGACTCTGCACCCCCAAAACTCATGTAACCAGGGCCCTGCACCTCCAAAACTCCCCTGCAAAGGGCCCTGCACCTCCAAAACTCCTGTGCAGGGGGTCTTAAACACCTGAAACTCCCCTGCAAGGggccctgcacccccaaaactcccctgcaaagggccctgcacccccaaacGTGGGTACCCGGGGCCCTGCATCCCCAAAACTCCCCTGCAAGGGGCCTTAAACACCTGAAATTCCCCTGCAAGGGGCCCTACACCCCCAAAACTCCTGTAACCAGGGCTCCGCACCCCCAAAACTCCCCTGAAAAGggccctgcacccccaaaactCATGTAATGAGGGCTCTGTACCCCCAAAACTCCTGTAACCAGggccctgcacccccaaaactCCCCTGCAAAAGGCTCTGCACCCCCAAATGTGGGTACCCGGGGCCTGCACCCCTAAAACTCCCGTGCAAGGggccctgcacccccaaaactCCCGTGTAAAGgaccctgcacccccaaaccctgGACCCTGGGCCCTGAACCCCCAAAACTCCCCCCCAAGGGGCCTTAAATACCCACCCACCCCCCTGCAAAgagccctgcacccccaaagCTCCCGCGCAAGGGGCCCTGACCCGGCAGCTGCTCCCGCTCGGCCCCGGCGCCGACATGGCCGCGGACTCCGCCCGACCCGGAACC of Buteo buteo chromosome 29, bButBut1.hap1.1, whole genome shotgun sequence contains these proteins:
- the RBM14 gene encoding RNA-binding protein 14 isoform X2, which gives rise to MRPGIKLFVGNVPEEATAEELSELFAGAAGPVLGIALMKQFAFVHLRDEAAAARAITQLNGHQLHGRRIVVEPSRPRPTNTCKIFVGNVSAACTSGELRSLFQQYGTVVECDVVKGQAPGDAHPQVPGPSLSPPQ
- the RBM14 gene encoding RNA-binding protein 14 isoform X4; the encoded protein is MRPGIKLFVGNVPEEATAEELSELFAGAAGPVLGIALMKQFAFVHLRDEAAAARAITQLNGHQLHGRRIVVEPSRPRPTNTCKIFVGNVSAACTSGELRSLFQQYGTVVECDVVKGRG
- the RBM14 gene encoding RNA-binding protein 14 isoform X1, whose protein sequence is MRPGIKLFVGNVPEEATAEELSELFAGAAGPVLGIALMKQFAFVHLRDEAAAARAITQLNGHQLHGRRIVVEPSRPRPTNTCKIFVGNVSAACTSGELRSLFQQYGTVVECDVVKDYAFVHMENEADAKVAIENLNGKEVKGRRVNVELSTNVQKKGAGQALPPALGLDKNKRIGLEYREKFQPKIEGFDQQRRAADAAFPSAATAGYTAASSLYDYQQRFGTGGAGKYEAFEAQARPASPSYFGRDRSPLRRSPTRAGYAAVTLPMTAQPAAYRAQPSASLGATYRAQPSASLGVAYRPQPTTGQAASYRAQPSASLGSAYRSQPSVSLGASGAQPAANSLGSYGAQAAASYGAQPAASQLSGYGVQSAALASSYGAQAASGYSASYSAQAAAAAYGAQAAAGPAASYGAQAVATHVASYGAQAAAGHAASYGAQPVDGHAASYGAQPGAALSASYGAQAVAAHATSYGAQAVAGHTAAAYQPVAGHSASYGAQPAAALSASYGAQPAAGHSASYGAQPAANLPASYGSQSAAAALSATYGAQAASSLAASYGSQAAAASYKAQASAPLTAAYRAQASSSMAASYPAQQASSASLAAAYRAQPGSAYDGPSQLGQQAASYLGLSQAAAVAPPYERTRLSPPRSAAYDDPYKKSSALAKRYGSERRLSDLSDYRRLADSPLAYRRSPTKSPMDYRRLPEAHADYARYSGSYGDYLPATRVHSGYQRRL
- the RBM14 gene encoding RNA-binding protein 14 isoform X3; this translates as MRPGIKLFVGNVPEEATAEELSELFAGAAGPVLGIALMKQFAFVHLRDEAAAARAITQLNGHQLHGRRIVVEPSRPRPTNTCKIFVGNVSAACTSGELRSLFQQYGTVVECDVVKGTVPSAVCLTSQITAA
- the CCS gene encoding copper chaperone for superoxide dismutase, coding for MSAPGPSGSSCRLEFAVQMRCQGCADAVRSVLREAPDVQLLELQLEAQTVLVETTAAAERVRELLEKSGRRAVLKGMGGSDDANLGAAVAALSGPGAVRGLVRFLQISPTRCLVDGAIDGLPPGPHGIHVHEFGDLSRPCDSCGGHFNPDGECHGGPQDQHRHVGDLGNIWADAEGKASFRMEDLRLKVWDIIGRSVVVDAGEDDLGRGSHPLSRVTGNSGPGLACGVVARAAGLFQNPKRVCSCDGVTLWEERDRTTAAPGPAAASSPTAAPAPHL